The following are encoded in a window of Risungbinella massiliensis genomic DNA:
- a CDS encoding DinB family protein, whose product MFHAKDVLSDQLLANANDPSWYIPFSDSVENLSEEEAFWKPTEYSHSIAEIVQHLLYWNEAWQIRYQKSHVDAVPSIGNNDKSFIVSENQKFHDLKERLLEVLLQWQDLLTEEKVESDVNGFRVSAKWWQILGNASTHNAYHIGQIIYIRKLQKSWKVDAAKEE is encoded by the coding sequence ATATTTCATGCAAAAGATGTTTTATCTGATCAGTTGTTAGCAAATGCGAATGACCCTAGTTGGTACATCCCCTTTTCAGACTCGGTTGAGAATTTGTCGGAGGAAGAAGCGTTTTGGAAGCCTACCGAATATAGTCATAGTATCGCTGAAATTGTACAGCATCTACTTTATTGGAATGAAGCTTGGCAAATCAGGTACCAAAAATCTCATGTCGATGCTGTCCCTTCGATAGGAAACAATGATAAAAGCTTTATCGTTTCGGAAAATCAAAAATTTCATGACTTAAAGGAACGTTTATTAGAGGTACTTTTACAATGGCAAGATCTACTTACGGAAGAAAAAGTCGAAAGTGATGTAAACGGCTTCCGAGTATCTGCTAAGTGGTGGCAGATACTCGGAAATGCATCCACTCATAACGCATATCACATTGGTCAAATCATTTATATTCGGAAGCTGCAAAAGAGCTGGAAAGTAGATGCTGCTAAAGAGGAGTAA
- a CDS encoding cell division protein FtsQ/DivIB produces MEERVPPFRTRMMGKSSTSPWAKVLVFLFFVGLVSLLFLRSPYSKISEIQVTGTHLLTTQDVLTRMKTKVGDSYFRVSEREIQKGVLTLPEVKEVHVTKSFPAKLEVNVTEHAIIAHYRTLDNRLYPILASGVILLQRPIVETTASLVTLEGFPPNSPLLNQAVREFSLLPAAKRELFWKMEPQPGRSDQLILLTKNHHKIIARVDDFHQKIQYYEPFQKEPPGTIYLLESVWFSPDS; encoded by the coding sequence ATGGAAGAACGAGTTCCGCCGTTTCGGACTCGGATGATGGGAAAATCGTCTACTTCTCCTTGGGCAAAAGTTCTAGTTTTTCTTTTTTTTGTTGGGTTGGTCTCGCTTCTTTTTTTACGATCTCCCTATAGTAAAATTTCGGAGATACAGGTAACAGGAACTCATTTATTAACTACTCAGGATGTCCTTACTCGAATGAAAACAAAAGTAGGTGATTCCTACTTTCGTGTAAGTGAGCGTGAGATTCAAAAAGGAGTTTTGACGTTACCAGAAGTGAAAGAGGTTCACGTTACCAAATCTTTTCCCGCCAAATTAGAAGTAAACGTAACAGAACATGCAATCATTGCCCATTATCGCACCTTAGATAACCGTTTGTATCCAATCCTAGCCAGCGGTGTAATCCTACTGCAACGTCCTATTGTAGAGACCACAGCTTCCTTAGTCACCTTAGAAGGATTTCCGCCAAACAGTCCACTGTTAAATCAAGCGGTACGTGAGTTTTCCCTTCTCCCAGCAGCGAAACGTGAGCTTTTTTGGAAAATGGAGCCTCAACCTGGACGATCGGATCAGTTGATTTTGCTAACCAAAAATCATCACAAAATCATCGCTCGAGTAGATGATTTTCACCAAAAGATACAGTATTATGAGCCTTTTCAAAAAGAACCACCAGGCACCATTTATCTATTGGAGAGTGTATGGTTTTCTCCGGATTCTTAA